GTTTTAAAGCAAAGCGCTGGTAAGCGAAGATATCTAGGTTGCCGCTTTTGTAGTCTTCATAGAATTTGGCGTTTTGTTCACGGAAATGGTCGGCATCGACATAGCCTTTATCGACTAAAAATTCACCCCACAGGTAATCGCTGTCGTTGGCGATCAGGGTGTTGTCCAAATCAAAAATTGCCAGGGCCATAATTGTCTTCTCTTTATATTGCTTTGCTGTATTACTTTTTATATAGATGTTTATTTATCTATGTTTTTATCAACGTTTTTATTTAAGGTTTTGCCGCAAATGCTAAGGGATTTAAGCGCTTGATACAAGTTGCTTGACGGAAAACGATTGGATCAATGTTTTTCATAGGTTTTGTTACGTATTGATGTTGAATCCGGATAAAAAGCAATGAAAGCGCAGAGGCTTTTGGTTTAGCTTTTAGGGGGATTGATAATTAATTGCCGTCATGGCGCTATTTTACATTGAAAAAAACTGATTTTTTCGGCACTATTACCGCATATATAAAGATTTTATTTTAAGGTTCACATGATTGATGAAAACGGATATCGGCCTAATGTCGGTATTATTATTGTTAATAAAGAGGGTAAGCTGTTTTGGGGAAAACGAATACAACAAGATGCTTGGCAATTTCCACAAGGAGGTATTCGTGAAAATGAAACTCCGCAGCAAGCCGTCTTTAGGGAGCTAAAGGAAGAGGTGGGTCTGGAACCGTCCGATGTGCGAGTTTTAGGCAGAACCGATGACTGGATTAGCTACGATTTACCCAAACACCTGATTCGCCATTACAGTCAACCTGTCTGTGTCGGTCAAAAGCAGATCTGGTTTATGTTGGGATTTGAAGGTGATGTCAAAAATATCAACCTGACCCAGCACGAATCACCTGAATTTGAGGATTGGGATTGGGTCGACTATTGGCGCCCGGTTCAAGAGGTGGTCAGTTTTAAACAGGCGGTCTATCATCAGGCGTTGACTGAACTGCTGCCTACCTTGGAAACTTTTTGGCTAAACAGAAAGTAAATTATAAAGACCCGTTAAGTTTGTCGCTGACGGGTTTTTTTATGCGCGAAACGAAATAGCTGAATTTGCCATTTAATTGCTTTGATGGCGGAGCAGGTGACAGTTTTTAGCAAAAAATGTGATTTATCGATAAAAAAACCGATTTATATTGTTTAATTATCATGCGTTTAGTGAATTATATGGCGGTCAGAGGGCGTTTTAGTGATGTTTGAAGCCTGTATTTTTACTTTAAAAATGTTATGATTCACAGAATTTATTTGCGTATTTTGCCAGTTAAAACAATCAATCGACAACCTCTCGTTCGGGGCGTTGAAGAAGCAAAATACGATCTTGGGAAACTAAGTAGCTGGAACCCAAGATAATGTTGGCAGTTCAAGTGATGAACGATTTGAACTGATCCTTTCAGGCCCACCCAGCACCTGAGGAAACCTTCCAACCCATGAGGAAAATTTTAGTATGAGCGAGAATTTTGTCGATCAAGATCCACAAGAAACCCAAGAGTGGATCGATGCTCTAGAAGCCGTTGTATCATTTGAAGGCACGGATAAGGCACAGCACATTATTGCCAGCCTTATCGAAAAAGCCCGTGTTCACGGCATAGATATCCCGTATTCAGCCAACACCCCTTATATCAATACCATCGCTGAAGAAAATCAGGCTAATTATCCAGGTGATCTGACTTTAGAGAAAAAGCTTCGCGCGATTTTGCGTTGGAATGCGATGGCAATCGTATCTGGTGCCAATAAAAACACCAGTGTGGGTGGGCATATCGCCTCATACGCATCGAGTTGTACTCTATATGAAGTAGGGATGAACCACTTCTTTAAGGGGCCTAAGCATCCACAGGGTGCCGATATGGTCTTTTTCCAGGGGCACACTTCACCGGGTATGTACTCGCGCTCTTTCTTGGAAGGTCGTCTAAACGAAGAACAATTGCGTAATTATCGTCAAGAAGTAGACGGTAACGGTCTATCGTCTTACCCGCACCCTTGGTTGATGTCCGATTACTGGCAGTTCCCGACGGTATCGATGGGTCTTGGACCGCTAATGGCGATCTACCAAGCGCGTTTTATGAAATATATGCAAGCGCGTGGTTTGGCCGAAACAACCGGACGTAAGGTCTGGGCATTCCTGGGTGACGGTGAGATGGATGAGCCGGAATCACGTGGTGCGATTCAGCTGGCTAAACGTGAGAAGCTGGACAACCTGGTATTCGTTATCAACTGTAACCTACAGCGCCTAGATGGACCGGTACGTGGTAACGACAGCATTATCCAAGAGCTGGAAGGTGTCTTCCGTGGTGCCGGCTGGAACGTACTGAAAGTGCTTTGGGGGTCTGGTTGGGATCGTCTATTGCAAAAAGACAAAACCGGTAAGCTGGTTGAGCGTATGGGCGAAGTGCCTGACGGTGAATACCAGGCTTATAAAGCCAAAGACGGTGCCTTTGTGCGTCAGCACTTCTTCGGTAAATACCCGGAAACCGCCGAGTTGGTTGCCGATATGACCGATGACGAGATTTTCCGTCTGACCCGTGGCGGTCACTCACCACGTAAGATCTACAACGCCTATAAGCGGGCTACCGAAACCGTTGGTCAACCATCGGTAATCCTTGCCAAGACCGTCAAGGGTTACGGTATGGGTGCTTACGGTGAAGCGGCGAACACCGCTCACCAGCAGAAGAAATTGGATAACGAAGGTTATAAGTATTTCCGTGACCGTTTCGCGATTCCAATCTCCGATGAAGAGATTGATAAAGGCCCGGTTCCTTTCTATCAGCCATCGGAAGATTCAGATGTGATGCAGTATATGCGTGCGCGTCGTGAAGAGTTGGGTGGAGCCTTGCCGTCACGTCAGGACAATGCCGAAGCTTTACCTGTGCCATCATTGGATACTTTCAAAATGCTGACGGAAGGTACTGGTGAGCGTGAAATGTCGACTACGATGGCATTTGTGCGTCTGATCTCAATCCTATTGCGCGATAAGACTTTGGGGCCACGTGTTGTGCCGATCATTCCTGATGAAGCACGTACTTTCGGTATGGAAGGTCTGTTCCGTCAGGTCGGTATCTACGATCCGGCCGGTCAGCTATATCAGCCGATGGATTCGGACCAGTTGATGTGGTACAAGGAATCGGCCAACGGTCAGGTATTTGAAGAAGGTATCAACGAAGCTGGTGCTATGGCGAACTGGGTGGCTGCGGCGACCGCTTATGCCAACTACGGCGTGAGCATGATCCCATTCTATATCTACTACTCAATGTTCGGTTTCCAGCGTATCGGTGACTTGGCATGGGCAGCCGGTGACTCGCGTGCACGCGGTTTCCTGATCGGGGGTACCGCAGGGCGTACCACGCTTGAAGGTGAAGGTCTGCAGCACCAGGACGGTCATAACCTGATTCAGTTTGACCATGTACCGAACTGTATGACATACGACCCAACATTCGCGTTTGAGATGGCGGTGATTATCCGTGACGGTATCAAGCGCATGTTTGCTGAGAAAGAAGACGTGTTCTATTACATCACCGCGATGAACGAGAACTACTCGCATCCTGCTATGCCGGAAGGTGCCGAAGACGGTATCCTGAAAGGGCTTTATAAGTTCAAGGATTCTTCTGCCAAGCATAAGAACAAGGTGCAGTTGATGGGGTCAGGGACAATCTTCCGTGAAGTTATCGCCGCGGCGGAAATGCTTGAATCCGAATGGGATGTGGCAGCCGATATCTGGGGTGTACCAAGTTTCAACTTGCTACGTCGTGACGGTATGGAAGTCACTCGCTGGAATACGTTGCATCCTAAAGAGACTGCGAAAAAACCATATGTTACCGAAACATTGGAAGGTTCAGAAGGACCGTTTATTGTCGCAACCGACTATATCCGTGACTACCCTGAGCGTATCCGTCAATATGTTCCAGGCGAATACTATGTGTTAGGTACCGACGGTTTCGGTCGTTCCGATACTCGTGAGCAACTACGTAAGTTCTTCGAGGTTAACCGTTATTACGTGGTGGTTTCTGCGCTTAAATCGCTTGCCGACGCCGGCACAATCAAGGCCGATGTAGTGGCTAAAGCCATTGAAAAATATGGTATCGATAGCGATAAGCCTTTCCCGACTCACGCTTAATCATGTCAGCCGTAGCAAGCCCGCTACGGCTTTTTTATTGACAATACGGTTAGTGAGCTAATGCCATAACCGTATGGTTCGACAGGTTTTTTTGAGTGTTTATAAGTAGCTTAAACACGAATAAAGGAATTTTAAACATGGCGACACAACAAATTACGATCCCAGATATCGGTGATTTTGACGCAGTAGAAGTAATTGAAATCCTGGTTGCAGCAGGCGACGAGGTAGCGGTAGACGATTCACTGGTAACGCTTGAATCCGACAAGGCCACGATGGAGATCCCATCACCTGTGGCAGGAAAAATCACAAACGTAGCGATTTCGATTGGTGACAGCGTTTCCGAAGGCACCTATATTATGGATGTCGAAGTTTCCGGCGATGCAGCAGCTCCGGCAGAAGAAAAGCCGGCAGCGCCACAAGAACCGGCTCCGGCACCACAGGCACCAGCTCCAGCACAAGCACCGGATTCGGCACAAGAGCCAGCGCCACAGCCGTCTGCGGCTTCACCTGCGGCCATTGCAGCAGCGTCAAAACCGGTCAATGCACAAGAGATGGGCGCGTCTTCACACGCTTCGCCATCGGTACGTGCATTTGCACGTAAGCTAGGTGTTGACCTGACAACCGTTGCCGGTACTGGGCCAAAAGGTCGTATCCAGCAGACTGACGTGGAAGCGGCGATAAAAGCGGTTATGTCCGGTCAAAAAGCGGCTCCGGGCGGCGCAGTTTCTGGTGGAATGGGAATTCCTCCGGTGCCAGAAGTTGATTTCAGCAAGTTTGGTGAAACCACAACCGAAGAGTTAGGCCGAATCAAGAAAATTTCCGGTAAGTTCCTACACGCCAGTTGGTTGAACGTACCGCACGTCACGCAGTTCGATGAGTGTGACATCACCGAGATGGATCAGTTCCGTAAGGATCAGAAAGCTGCCGCCGAGAAGCAGGGCATTAAGCTGACGCCACTGGTGTTTGTGATGAAAGCGGTGGTCAAGGCACTGCAGGACTTCCCAAGTTTCAATGCATCGCTATCGCCTGATGGCCAATCAATCATTAAAAAGCATTACTACAATATCGGTATCGCGGTCGATACGCCAAACGGTTTGGTGGTGCCAGTGGTGAAGGATGTCGATAAAAAAGGCATCTATGAACTATCGCAAGACTTGATGGAAATCTCTGCCAAAGCGCGTGACGGTAAGCTAGGGCCTGCCGATATGGCCGGTGGCACTTTCACCATCTCCAGCCTTGGCGGTATCGGTGGAACTCAGTTCACGCCAATCGTCAATGCGCCGGAAGTGGCGATTATGGGGCTTTCTAAAGCGAAGATGCAGCCGGTTTGGAACGGTAGCGAATTTGCACCACGTCTGGTGATGCCGTTCAGCGTGTCTTACGACCATCGTGCGATTGACGGTGCCGAAGGTGTGCGCTTTACCACAACGGTAGGTAACTACCTGTCTGATCTACGCCAACTGATTCTTTAAGGAAAGACCATGACCAAGATTGTAGATATTGTTATTCCTGATATCGGTGACTTTGCCGAAGTTGATGTGATTGAAGTGCTGGTTAGTGCCGGTGATGAAGTGGCGCAGGACGATTCTCTGGTCACCTTGGAATCGGATAAGGCGACGATGGAAATTCCGGCGCCGTTTGCCGGGAAAATTGTTTCTCTGACCGCGGCGGTAGGTGATAAGGCCTCTGAAGGTTCGATTATCGGAACCATGGAAATCGCCAATACCGAAACCGTGGCGGCGAATGTTGAAGACAGCGTGGCGCACGAAGCTCCTAAGCCTGAAGCAACTCCAGCTCAGCAGGCCGAAGCTCCACAAGCGGTCTCAGCGGCGGATTTACCGCCTGCCGATATGACATGCGAAGTGTTGGTGCTAGGTTCGGGCCCTGGTGGTTATACTGCCGCCTTCCGTGCCGCCGATCTAGGTAAAAAAGTGGTGATGATCGAGCGTTATGAAAACATCGGTGGTGTTTGTCTAAACGTTGGTTGTATTCCGTCTAAAGCGCTATTGCATATGTCGGTCGTACTGAACGAAACCCGCGAAATGGGTGCGCACGGTATCACTTTCGCCGAGCCTGAAATCGACACCAATAAAATGCGAGCTTACAAAGACTCGGTTATCGGTAAGCTAACCGGTGGTTTGGCGGGTCTTGCCAAGGCGCGTAAGGTTGAAGTCGTTCAAGGTTACGGTAAGTTCAGCTCGGCCAATACCGTCACGGTTGATATGGCTGATGGTTCAACCAAGACCATCGCCTTTGAAAAAGCGATTATCGCTGCCGGTTCACGCGTGGTGAAACTGCCGTTTATCCCGCATGACGATCCGCGTGTTATGGATTCAACCGATGCATTGGAACTTGAAGAAGTACCAAAACGTATGCTGGTTATCGGTGGTGGGATTATCGGTCTGGAAATGGCGCAGGTTTATGACTCACTGGGTGCGAGCATCACCGTGGTCGAACTGGGCGATACCATTATTCCGGGTGCCGATAAGGACATTTCCAAGCCGCTATTGAAGAAAATCAAAAAGCAGTACGAAAACGTGTTCCTAAAATCAAAAGTCACCAATGTCGAAGCCAAAGACGAAGGTCTGGTGGTGACATTCGAAGGTAAGGATTGCCCGGAAACCGATACGTTTGATCGTATCTTGGTTGCGGTAGGGCGTACACCAAACGGTAAACTGATCGATGCCGAGAAAGCCGGTGTTGCGGTCAACGATTGGGGCTTTATCGAAGTCGATGAACGCCAGAAAACCAATGTTGATCACATCTATGCGATCGGTGATATCGTTGGTCAGCCAATGCTGGCGCACAAAGCGGTTCACGAAGGCAAGGTCGCTGCCGAAGTGATCTCTGGCATGAACAGTGCCTTTACGCCAATGGGGATTCCATCAGTTGCTTATACCGATCCGGAAGTGGCTTGGGCTGGTAAGACTGAAACTGAACTTAAGGCCGAAGGCGTTGAGTATGAAAAAGGTGCTTTCCCATGGGCGGCATCGGGTCGTAGCTTGAGTCTGGGGCGTGACGAAGGTCTGACCAAAGCGTTGTTCTGCGCCAAGACACATCGTTTGTTGGGTTGTGGTATTGTCGGGCCTAACGCCGGTGAACTGGTTGCCGAAGCGATGCTAGCGATTGAGATGGGGGCTGATATGCAAGATATCGGGCTGACCATCCATCCACATCCGACATTGAGTGAGACGATCTGCTTTGCGGCGGAGATGGCGGAGGGGACAATCACCGACCTAATGCCACCAAAAAAACGTAAATAGGGTCTAAAACGCCCAACTTCTTTGTTGGTGAAATGGTCACTTACTATTCGTAAGCTCACATTTCACCGCCGCGAATTTGAGCGTTTTATCTCCCTATTGGTATGAATAAGAAACCCGCATAAAGCGGGTTTTTTTATTGGTTTAAGTAGGCTAAACCATTACTTGTTAATTTAAAACGTGGCTGATTGCCATCTAATCTTTCTATATATTTATAGTTATTGATTTTGCTTTTTCTTCCTATGCTGTGATTTATGGATTGGTAAGCTCTATCTAGCTCGTCTCCAAGCTCCGAAGCAGTTAAAGAATTTTTATATTTCAATACATTTAATATTTCGTACTCTTTCATTGGTATTTGAATTTTACTTTCAATTGATCGTTTAAGATCGATATCAATAATTGATCTCAGCTCAACATTGCCTTGGCAAGTTGTACATGGAATTTTATGGTCAATGAAAATCTCTTTTTTTGAAAGATCATAGGTTTGACCACATGCAGAACACACTAGCTCTTTAGAGCTTTTCATCCAGTTTACAACGACAGGGTTGAAATCAAATACTCTTTCAATTCTAAATTTTCGATCACTTTTTTCATCAAAAATTAAATTGTTATCAATGCATAATCCATAGTTTAGAGAGAAAACACTAACGGTTTCGGTGTCTTTATTTTTCTGTTGGGAAAATTTTGTAATGAAAAAGTTAAACTCTAAGGTTTTTAAGATTTCTTCTAAATCTTCATGTACATATAAGTAATTAGATGGAGCTGTATTTGTAGTGTATTGTTCAAAGATTTTTGCATTCGAAGTACCAATGTGTTTCTTATTTTCTACTGCTTTTTGGATGAACTGTTTTAAGAGATCAAGTAGGTGAAATTTTTCAAAGGATTCATCATAGCTCTTATATTCAATATATTCGCTTTTAGTTAGAACAAACTCAATGTCATTCTTGTAATGCTGTCTTGCTGATTCTTGAAGTATTTTCTTTGTGATTTTTTTCTCTAAACTATTCGTCTTTTGTAGAGCAATTTCTAAAACTTTTCCAATGATTCTTGGTACATTGGAGCTTATTTGAAAAATAAGTTTGTAGTAATCATCTATTGAACTACCTTGTTTAAGATCAAAAAAAACGCCTAAATCGGTATCATTAAAATAGTAATTAAATCTTCTTTCTAAAAGCCTTTTTGTATATTTGATTGCTGACTCTTCGACTTTATCTGCACTTCCAATAGAATATAGATCGTAGTAATCGAGGCAATAAGTCGTTACTTTTTGTCTATCGATTGAAGGTAAATAATCTCTTCCAGGATAAAGAGATATTTTAAATTTGAAAAATTCATCGGATAGGTTATTTAGGGGCCCAACAATAAAATCTGTGAACACTTCCATTGATTCTTTATCTATTTCAGACATATCATCAAGACAAATAAAAACATGGTTAATCGGTATTCTTCGTAATAACTCTTTTAAATTATTCATGAAACCAATAATGTCAAAAAAACGTCCTAGAGCCCTAGTGAAGTCTTCTGTTTTATATTCTTCTGCGGATGTAATGTGTGACAGTTTACCTCCTATAGAAGGTTGATCTGATAAGTTTATATTTAGCTCTGATTCAGCGGTCTTATTGCTTTTTGATGAAGAGTGTTGGGAAGACTTAGTTTGAGCGGTGATGTCTTTAAATAGTGGTTGCTTTATATTTTGGAAAAGTTCGTTAAGTTCAGTTTCAAATTGTGTTTTCGTTATGCCTTTATTAGAAAAGAAATTTAAAAAACGGTTTTGAAAAACACTTGCTTTGATCTCTTTTTTTAGCTCATCTATTATTTTTTCGATAAAGAAGACATACAAACTTAATTTATCGAGGTTTTCTTTTGAAAGTTTAAGTTCTGTATTATTTATGTTTGTGTATGAAGATTTTTTTGTTTGTTCGAATAAAGCCTTCACGTCTATGTAGAGTGAAAGCTTGTCATTAGTCTTTCTAATTTCGTGTTGAAATCTATTAATAATTGTAGACTTACCTGTTCCTTTTCTACCTAGCAGTAAAGTAGTATTATTTTTTAACATTGATTTTAAGATTAATTCATTCTCTAATGGATCAACGTAAAGATTCTCAATGAGACTATCACCATTCTCGTTTTTTATTTCAGCTCTGCGATATTTGCTTAATGAATCAGATAAGGATAGGAATGTATCCGCAATATTTGTTGAACAGGTCATTTTGTATCCATAAATTTAGTAATAAGTTTAATTATATAAAAGTTTTTACTTATTTTTAGTTTAAGTGAATAATTGAGGGCAGTGTAAAAAAGGTCAGCTTGTGAAAAAGAATCAATGGGGTCAGACTCGATTGATTTTCTATTCAAACCCGCTAAATGCGGGTTTTGTTTTAAAAAAGCCCACCAATGTTCTTGGTTGGCATTGTTATAAACATCGTGTAACATTATTGGCGCAAGCGGAAACCGTCGCTTTGCGGTAGGCTATTCTGATCCTACGTCTTCTTTATCATCCGGGGCGGGCCGGCTCTTTATTCTATTTGAGAGCTTGAGTTGCTCTGTGGAGTTTTGTGTTGATTACCTTAACCCGAATTAAGCGTCGTCTGCTTTACGTTATTGTTTTTGAAATTACCGCGATTATCCTTTCAACCTTTGTGTTGATGCTGTTGAGTAACAGTGATGTTGACGAATCCTTACCTGTTGCGATTCTAATGTCGACAGCGGCGGTGGTTTGGAATTATCTTTTTAATACCGCGTTTGAATTTTGGGAGACGCGTCAGCAAATTAACAAGCGAACCTTGGCGGTGCGAAGCCTTCATGCGCTTGGTTTTGAAGGCGGATTGATTTTGATTTGTGTTCCGTTGTATATGGTTTGGTATGGTGTTGACCTATGGACGGCTTTTGCCATGGAAGCGGCATTGTTGTTGTTTTTCTTGGTTTACACGTTTGTTTTTACGTTTTTGTTTGACCAGGTATTTATTCTGCAACACCAAATGCCAGCCAAGGCCTGAGCCGTGAGGCGCTTTATTTTTCCAAGGAATGTAGTTTAATTTATGAATCCAGAAAACTTAAAAAAGCTTGTTGAAGTCACTATGCCTTATGGCAAATACAAGGGGCGTTTGCTTGCAGATTTGCCCGGTAATTACCTTAATTGGTTTGCAGCTAAGGGGTTTCCAGAGGGTAATTTAGGGCAGTTATTGGCTTTGATGCATGAGTTGGATCACAATGGTTTAAAAAGCCTGCTTGATCCGTTACGAAAATAACAGGGAAAATAACTGGGGAAATAATCGGTGTCAGACTCGATTGATTTGATGCTTTGCTATTTGAGCCCGCTTTATGCGGGTTTTTATTTTGTTGCTAAGGTACTTTTAAGTTTTTGTAGGGTGTTTTTTTGCTCTGATTTCACCAATTCAATGGCTTGAACCAAGCTGACTATCTGGCGGTCGCGGTCGTGCATTTCCGGTCATTCGCCGTAGACTTTATTGACTTCCAAGATATAGACCTTAACGCGCATTTTGCCACCCCATTTTTTATGGTTGTATTCATCGAATAGGGTACGGCTGATAATGCCTTTTACTCCGGCTTCTTCGTGGGCTTCTTAGGCGGTTTACCAAACCAGATCATCTGGAATTTCGAATTTGGCGTAGTAGGCTTTGTCTTCTTCGGATAGGTGGCTGTCGTGATTGTTGTTGTTTCTGATAATCACGGTGGCATCGCGCTGTTCGATTTTTTCCAACACTTCATTTGGCACAACCGTATAACCGTTATTAAAACGCACAATATGCAGCTGTTCATTGGCGAGGCCTTTTTGGGTTTTGCTGTTGATGTTTAATGTTTTCACCGCGCTGTCATCGGCAAAGTTGTAAGCGATATCACCTTGGTAATTTTTCAACTGATTGGCTTCGATAATCTGTTTCAGTTCGGCCTTTTTGGCGTTTTCGGCTTGCTGTTGCTGGCGTTGTTGATTGAGTTCGCGGTCGCGTTGCGCTTTTTCTTCGGCGGCTTTGGCGGCAAGTTGGGCGGCTTCGCTTTGCTGGATTTGACCTTTTTTGGCTTTATTGGCCTTACTTTTTTTGTTTTGCTGCTGTTTTTCGCGTTGCACTTGTTTGGCTTTTTTATCGGTTACCAAACCGGATTTTTTTAATTGATCAAACAAAGAACCTGCCATTGTTGTTGCCCTGTAGTTTATTGATGGGTGGATTTTATCGGCAGGTATTTTACGCGTAAAAAAGGGATGTTTCATTTATAAAAGTGATACGCTAAAACTCGCGTTGAAAAAAGCGGTTTTTTTATTTATTTTCCATTGAAAAAAAAGAGAGTTGAATGGCTTCCGATAAGCAAAACAAAGTTTCTACTGATAATAAGGATTTAAAGGCATTTAAAGCTCTGTTAGGAGCCGGTGGATCTGACGAAGAAATGAGTGGTGAAGAGGTTGAAAGTTTATGGGGTGAGCTCAGAGAAAAGAAAGAGCAACGGCTACGCAAAGAGAAAAGACAAGAATTCTGGATAACCAGTTTTTTTTGGGTCATCCTCGCATTGGCTCTCTACGGTTTATATTTGTTGGGTGCATTCTACAGTGGTTTGTTATTAATCGTTGGAAGTGTTCTGGGCTTTGTTTGGATTTATTATGATGGCAAACAATCCGCTGGTGGTAATTGGGCTACTTGGATATTGATACCGTTTGTGGCTATTCTTTTTTTAATAGGTATGGGGCTTTTGGTTTCTAGTTATATACGCTAGTCGTAAATAGGTGGTAAAACATCCGGTGGGTAGAGGGAGAATAGTATGGCAGTAAAACCGATTGATAAGACCTCTCAATCCGCATCCATCAGACAATGGAGCAGGTTGGCGCTGGTGTATCTGCTTATTCCGTTGATTTTATTTATATGCGCTGGCGATATCGATTGGTGGCAGGCATGGATTTATACTTTATTGATTGTTGTGGTTGGTATGGGCGGCCGCATATTGGCGAATCGTCGGCATCCCGGATTGACCGCTGAACGGCAAGATCTTGAAATTATCCAAAGTGCCAAATCTTGGGATAAAGTGCTAGCCCCTTTAATGGCGCTGAGTATCAGTTACCCGATGATGATTGTGGCGGGGCTGGATCATCGATTTCATTGGTCAGCGGAATTTTCGCTTGAGCTGAATGCGGTTGGATTTACGCTGATTGCATTCGGTTATGTTTTTTCCGCATGGTCATTGTTGGTTAATCGTTTTTTCTACAGTGTAGTGAGCGTTCGAACGGAACGAGGTCATAAGCTGTGTGATTCGGGTCCGTATCGGTTGGTGCGTCATCCGGGGTATGCCGGAAATATTGTGGCTGTATTCGGTATTGTAATGGCTCTGGATTCGCTGTGGGCATTGATACCTGCAATAGTCGCTTTGTTCATCACGGTGATTAGAACAGGGCTAGAGGACCGAACTTTACAGCAAGAACTGCCAGGTTATCGGGAGTATAGCCAGCGAGTGCGTTATCGGTTGATGCCAGGGATTTATTGATAGTTT
Above is a window of Thiomicrorhabdus sediminis DNA encoding:
- a CDS encoding methyltransferase family protein, with translation MAVKPIDKTSQSASIRQWSRLALVYLLIPLILFICAGDIDWWQAWIYTLLIVVVGMGGRILANRRHPGLTAERQDLEIIQSAKSWDKVLAPLMALSISYPMMIVAGLDHRFHWSAEFSLELNAVGFTLIAFGYVFSAWSLLVNRFFYSVVSVRTERGHKLCDSGPYRLVRHPGYAGNIVAVFGIVMALDSLWALIPAIVALFITVIRTGLEDRTLQQELPGYREYSQRVRYRLMPGIY